From Neomonachus schauinslandi chromosome 4, ASM220157v2, whole genome shotgun sequence:
GGCTCCTTGGAGACCTGGCTGATTCTAGGACCAGGGCAGAAAATATACAGGATGAACCTGGAGTCTCATGTAAGGCCAAAAGATAAGGAAGTGTTCAAAAACAACCACCTGCCACATTGATAGAGATATGTCAGGGACCACAGGAGCTAACTGGAAGGGCTCCCAAtggctcccaatggccaaagctggagtAATTAGAGAAGCAAAATAAGCCCATAGCCCCAGTCTtattatgagaaaaacatcagacaaaccccatagaggggcattctacaaaatacctaccCAACACTCCTCAAAACcatcaaggtcatcaaaaccaaggaaaatgtgagaaattgtcacagccaagaggagcctagcAAGAcgtgacaactaaatgtaatgaggtatcctggatgggatcctcacatagaaaaaggatattagataaaaactaaggaaatctaaataaactatggactttttATAATGAATCAATAATGATATGTTATGATTTAGCTGATTAGTTATTTAGTCAATGACATCAATATTGGTTTGTTAATTGTAACAAGTGTATTGTACTAATTAATGATGGGAAAAACTGGATGTGGGGTAAAAGGGAACACTCTGTACTaccttctctatttttctgtaaatcaattttttaaaaatacaatctgccACACCTAACATACTGGAAGTTTGTTTTTTGCTCACCTAACAGTTCCATGTGAATCACGTGTTAATTCCAGGACCCAGGTTCCTTCCCTCTTATGGCTCTGCCATCCCCTGTGGCCTCAGAGTCCTCTGCTGGGTCATCTCCATCCagctgagagatggagaaagagagaaagaggaggacagTGTGGGAGGGTTTCATGGGTAGGTCTGGAAGTGGTGGGCATCCCTTCTGCCCATGATGCCCTGGCGGGAACCTAGTTGTGTGGCCACACCCActtgcaagggaggctgggaaatgtaggcTCACCGTGAGCCCTGGAGGAGAAAGCAGGTCAGTGAGCCACTAGCCAGTGGCAGGCAGGCCCAGTGCAAGAGCAGAGAAGTACTCATCCATATCCCTAGATTCTTTCTTTGCCAGACTGCACCCACCTAGGTGGCCTCTGCTTAAAGTGATGTGCCCCTTACGTAGGATCTACGTCTCTTGCATTGACAGGTGCTGTTGGGTGCATGATCACTGCTATGGGCGGCTGGAGGAGAAAGGCTGCCACATCCGGACACAGTCATACAAATACAGATTTTCACGGGGACTGGTCACCTGTGGTAAGCCTGGGGTTTCCCCTTCGGGCCAGTGATAGAACCTGGGTCTCTGCTGGTTCTGAGTTCAGCTGCCCCTAGAGGTCAGCCAGCCTATAGCTtagagggcagagctgggcgCAAGAGGGGCAGGATTATTGCAGCCGCATCTGACCTCTGGGGAAGGGCTGAAACATCGCAGCCTGAGCATTCACTAGGTGCCAAATGCTTTGCATACCTCTGTTTACTTGCTCCCCCAAATATCTTTTGGAGTGTATTTagtctccccattttacaaatgaggaaactggaacTCAGAGCCTTGCCAGTGCACACAgctagagctgggattcaagctCAGGGCCATCTGAGTTCAAAGCTAAGTCTGGGGGTGGTATCTCCTCTATGAGAACCGGAGTTCCTCCGGAGCAGGGGCTGTCTCCACCGTCAGACTGGGAACTCCCAAGGGCAAAGAACGTGTCTCCACCGTCAGACTGGGAACTCccggagggcaggggctgtgtctcCCTGGACCGAACGAAGCCTCCCCCTGGGGCAGCAGCTATGCCTCTTCCATCGGCTCATGCATTTCCCAGTGTGGAAGCTGTGCCTCCCTCATCAGACTGAGAGCTTCCTGGGCAGGAGGCAGGCTGGGGAGTCCGCTCCGACTAAAGGGAAGCCCGAGATGCAGTGTCGGTAACCCCCCCCCCCTTCGCTTCCTCACTGTGCATTTGGCGTCCTGCCTGCAGAGTCCGGGCCCCCCTGCCAAGCACAGCTCTGCGCCTGTGACCGGAAGCTCGTCTACTGCCTGAAGAGGAACCTAAGGAGCTACAACCCTCGCTACCAATTCTTTCCCAACATCCTCTGCTGACCAAGACTTTTGTCCCCTTCTCCTACAACACGGAGCCCACTGACGCTGCTGGGCTCCTGAGAGAGGCTCCCGGTCTCGAACCTTCTTCTCTCTCCACGGTCCACGGGGCTTGGAGGAGCCCCACGGCCACTCTTCACGCTCTACAGAGTCCCAGGAGAGCGACTCTGGTCATAGGACCGGGTAAGGTCAGGGTCCCTGGCCCCTGCTTGTGAGGTCGGCCCCTCTGATGCTGGGAGCTCGCCCCTAGCTCCAGGCCAGCTGTCCCCCCTCACCCTGAAGACAGCGCCCCTTCTCCAGCAGGTGCATTTACTCTTCAGTGTCTGCAATCGGATTCTCACTAC
This genomic window contains:
- the LOC110574728 gene encoding phospholipase A2 group V → MNGLLTLAWFLVCSVPAVPGGLLDLKSMIERVTGKNALTNYGFYGCYCGWGGRGTPKDGTDWCCWVHDHCYGRLEEKGCHIRTQSYKYRFSRGLVTCESGPPCQAQLCACDRKLVYCLKRNLRSYNPRYQFFPNILC